Proteins encoded in a region of the Bubalus bubalis isolate 160015118507 breed Murrah chromosome 9, NDDB_SH_1, whole genome shotgun sequence genome:
- the LOC102390703 gene encoding olfactory receptor 2T12-like produces the protein MENWNTTSDFILLGLFNHTGAHQFLFVLVLITAFTSFVGNALMFLLILLDSGLHRPMYFLLSQLSLMDMILVITIMPKMAADYLTGRTFISRVGCGFQIFFFLTLEGGECFLLAAMSYDRYVAICHPLRYPVLMRWQLYLRMTLGSWFLGAADGLMQAAATLNFSFCRTHEIDHFFCEAPSLVRLACADTSVFEYAMYVCCVLMLLVPISLILISYSLILAAVLQMCSNEARKKAFTTCSSHISVVGLFFGAAIFTYMRPKSFRSANHDKIVSAFYTIFTPVLNPLIYSLRNSEVKGALRKCVDQCAVLSHD, from the coding sequence ATGGAAAACTGGAATACCACTTCAGATTTCATTCTCCTAGGACTCTTTAATCACACAGGAGCCCACCAATTTCTCTTTGTGTTGGTCCTGATAACTGCCTTCACCTCTTTTGTTGGCAATGCCCTCATGTTTCTCCTGATTCTCCTGGACTCTGGGCTCCACAGGCCCATGTACTTTCTACTGAGCCAACTCTCCCTCATGGACATGATACTGGTTATCACCATTATGCCTAAAATGGCTGCTGACTATTTGACAGGCAGGACGTTCATCTCCCGAGTTGGCTGTGGGTTTCAGATCTTCTTCTTCCTCACTTTGGAAGGGGGCGAGTGCTTCCTCTTAGCAGCCAtgtcctatgaccgctatgtCGCTATTTGCCATCCACTGAGATACCCAGTCCTCATGCGCTGGCAATTATACTTAAGAATGACTTTGGGATCGTGGTTCCTTGGCGCAGCTGATGGGCTCATGCAGGCTGCTGCTACCCTGAACTTCTCATTTTGCAGGACACATGAGATTGATCACTTCTTTTGTGAGGCCCCCTCTCTGGTGCGTTTGGCTTGTGCTGACACTTCTGTCTTTGAGTATGCTATGTATGTGTGCTGCGTGTTAATGCTCCTAGTCCCCATTTCCCTCATCTTGATTTCCTATAGTCTCATCCTTGCCGCTGTTCTCCAGATGTGTTCTAATGAAGCCCGCAAGAAGGCTTTTACTACTTGCTCCTCACATATTTCCGTGGTGGGACTGTTTTTTGGAGCAGCCATTTTTACCTACATGAGACCAAAATCCTTTAGATCAGCTAACCATGATAAGATTGTGTCAGCATTTTATACCATCTTCACCCCTGTTCTAAATCCCCTCATCTATAGTCTGAGGAACAGTGAGGTCAAGGGAGCTCTGAGAAAGTGTGTGGATCAGTGTGCTGTCTTAAGTCATGATTAA